One Actinoplanes missouriensis 431 DNA segment encodes these proteins:
- a CDS encoding adhesin, with amino-acid sequence MSMPGEAPRQPSPVGPGSGDVAYRMQGLRYGGIELGFDESVSTWTIVRLWLGAAVSAFLVWAVFAFLGVLVTLGSEPSIFSGNNPGGGLFTIGSLLSFAVFWLVLLASRVDEPIAEWKTLLEERYQAADSAYAAIYGTLRRRGFPLNAHAVRVRSDFLAPEMVNNRLLISDRSYRVYVTVFPYGSSLYLGWTMWRSRRGATLIGHYLKDLVGGMLGRTGSINQMLRTERIRAMREAVHAAVREGAEVATQGVTVPLAATFGQDVPVQDLRVGAPPAQNYGPPPFAGQDPASPSPFQGPGPAPAPPFQGPGQASAPPFQGPGQASAPGAGQNPASGPPAT; translated from the coding sequence ATGAGCATGCCCGGTGAGGCACCGCGGCAGCCGTCCCCGGTCGGTCCGGGGAGTGGCGACGTCGCGTACCGGATGCAGGGTCTGCGGTACGGCGGCATCGAGCTCGGCTTCGACGAATCGGTGTCCACCTGGACCATCGTGCGGCTCTGGCTGGGCGCGGCCGTGTCGGCGTTCCTCGTCTGGGCGGTCTTCGCCTTCCTCGGCGTGCTCGTCACGCTCGGCTCGGAGCCGTCGATCTTCTCCGGCAACAACCCCGGCGGCGGGCTGTTCACGATCGGTTCGCTGCTGTCGTTCGCGGTGTTCTGGCTGGTGCTGCTCGCGTCCCGGGTCGACGAGCCGATCGCCGAGTGGAAGACGCTGCTGGAGGAGCGGTACCAGGCGGCCGACTCGGCGTACGCGGCGATCTACGGCACGCTGCGCCGCCGGGGCTTCCCGCTGAACGCGCACGCGGTCCGGGTCCGCAGCGACTTCCTGGCCCCCGAGATGGTCAACAACCGGCTGCTGATCAGCGACCGGAGCTATCGCGTCTACGTGACCGTCTTCCCGTACGGCAGCAGCCTCTACCTCGGCTGGACGATGTGGCGCAGCCGGCGCGGCGCGACGCTCATCGGGCACTACCTCAAGGACCTGGTCGGCGGGATGCTGGGACGCACCGGCTCGATCAACCAGATGCTGCGCACCGAGCGGATCCGGGCCATGCGCGAGGCGGTGCATGCCGCCGTCCGGGAGGGCGCCGAGGTGGCGACGCAGGGGGTGACCGTGCCGCTGGCCGCGACGTTCGGGCAGGACGTGCCGGTGCAGGATCTGCGGGTGGGCGCTCCCCCGGCGCAGAACTACGGCCCGCCGCCCTTCGCCGGCCAGGACCCGGCATCCCCCTCACCGTTCCAAGGTCCGGGCCCGGCCCCCGCGCCGCCGTTCCAAGGTCCAGGCCAGGCATCCGCGCCGCCGTTCCAAGGTCCGGGGCAGGCATCCGCGCCGGGCGCCGGTCAGAACCCGGCCTCCGGGCCTCCGGCGACGTAG
- a CDS encoding TetR/AcrR family transcriptional regulator, protein MSQATPSRRRVGPSKGDLREAAILQVAKRMFAERSYEAVTIDDLACGAGISRTSFYFYFPTKPAVLTALMTQVSDDFAASHVWFDSAGPSPELLREQLLASATLWRENAGLLSCSATAAASSEPLRTLLTQTKIRYDQRAAAKIRRDQADGTATSDIAADRLAEMISALRDSRYNRLAGATDAELHDAVEDLVTAIQRLVYGPR, encoded by the coding sequence ATGAGTCAGGCAACACCGTCACGCCGCCGGGTCGGCCCGTCCAAGGGCGACCTGCGCGAGGCCGCGATCCTGCAGGTGGCGAAGCGCATGTTCGCCGAGCGGTCCTACGAGGCGGTCACCATCGACGACCTGGCCTGCGGCGCCGGCATCTCGCGGACGAGCTTCTACTTCTACTTCCCGACCAAGCCCGCGGTCCTGACCGCGCTGATGACCCAGGTCTCGGACGACTTCGCCGCCTCGCACGTGTGGTTCGACAGCGCCGGCCCCTCCCCCGAGCTGCTCCGCGAGCAACTGCTCGCCTCGGCGACGCTGTGGCGGGAGAACGCCGGGCTGCTCTCCTGCTCGGCGACCGCCGCCGCCTCCTCCGAGCCGCTGCGCACGCTGCTCACCCAGACCAAGATCCGGTACGACCAGCGGGCCGCCGCCAAGATCCGCCGCGACCAGGCGGACGGCACCGCGACCAGCGACATCGCCGCCGACCGGCTCGCCGAGATGATCTCGGCGCTGCGCGACTCGCGCTACAACCGGCTGGCCGGCGCCACCGACGCCGAGCTGCACGACGCCGTGGAGGACCTGGTCACCGCGATCCAACGGCTGGTCTACGGCCCACGCTGA